In the genome of Calonectris borealis chromosome 14, bCalBor7.hap1.2, whole genome shotgun sequence, the window CAGTCATCTTACAGACAGATGTATGTAACCAACCAGCAAAGGACCTATGTATGTCTTGCCAGAATATCAATGCAAATTCAAAGACCTCAGCTAATTCTGTTTTTGGACAACGATTCTTCCCCAGACTCTTTCCTTGGGCTTctgagctatttttaaaaatgaaatggtgaGAGCTACTCTCCCTAAGGTCCCTCTCTAGAGGAAACATGAGGTTATGTGGACCTGGAACTGTAAGTGTTTCAGTACAGTTATTTTGAATACATTTCTTTCTCAGATAGCTTTAACGGGAATAGACAAAATAATATAAAGCATCTTCACAGTCATTGCTAATCACAAGAAGGAAATGTATTGACTATGAAATAGCCTGGGTACAGACAGAGAAATTGCATCTTTCTCTTTGTACATACCATTTCTGGTAAATACTCAGAAGCGTCTTTGTTATAGCTTGACGTCACAGGTGAGAGAGATTTACAGCACTGTATCTGTACAGGAAAGCAGACTTATTTTTAGAGTTAAATTAAAAGGGATATTGAAAAGATGACAAAAACCACCCTCCAACAAGACACGAGACTTGCAAGTCTTGTATCACTGACATTCAGGTGATTCACGGTATTTCTcaagtcttaaaaaaacaaaaaaagtgtttgttcTACTGGAGAACTGTTCTGTGAATGGTGAGCCTGGTAGGTGGTTATCCTGATAAAGCTGATCGTGGAAACAAACACTGAGTCATGACACTGAAGGAGAGGCACCAAGAGAATAACAGCTGCCAGTGAATGAGATAATAGCACCATTTATAATTGCACAGGAAACAAGGAAGGTGTACAAAGaagctacttttaaaaatgtattttcatacagGTACATAATGAACATGGTATGAATCTAGTGTGCCTAAACTGCTAGAACTACCCCTACAATTTCTGTCTTAACTAGCTTTATCTGACAGAAGATGTACACTGCTTCCCTCTATCGACCTTTAGTGTCAATGCCAAGACAGAAAACACGGGTTAAAGAAGCATCAGTCTTATATGTAAGTACATGATTACAGATTCTTTGATTAGTAATGGGAAATAACCCTCTGCAGAGTTAGACAGgatgaaaaacaattaaattcTAGAACATATTTAAAGTCAGATAATTTTATGCAAGTTTGTGATGAAAACAAGTTATTTGTAGCCTCCCTGGCTATCGCTCTTGGTTTCCCAATACAGGATCTCATCCGACCCTCTTTTGGAGAGATAAAGAACAGATACAAAATGACCAATGAGAGAAAAAATGCTCCCCCTCCAGCCTATTCTCTAATAGAGAGTTTGGCCAATAAAGTGGGATACTTAGGAGGGTACCTTACATAGAGAGGAATGTTAAATAGTTAAAACGTCAATGATACCATCAATTTAATGATTGAAATGATAGCTTCCTTTAGGGTTCCAACTTCATGTAGGTGAAAAATGTGTCTCTTCCTCCAGGCACAGCTCAGGGCCAACTCAGACCTAAATAGTGAAGGTCTACAGAAAACACCACAGTGGActttgcaggaaagaaaaaaaaatgcccaacTGAGTAATAAAAAAGGTacaagacaggaagaaaaactgaTTCAGTGGTTTTATCTGTTCTACTCTAGACCATCATGTTTTCTGATGCTTCTGAacaactggggtttttttgtttaatatgtcTCCTGACGAATTACAAACAATTCACATTCAGACTGGAATGATTAGGTTGCTACAGGCTGGGAGAAGATCAAAGTAAAATTTCAGTTCAGCATATGCTGTGTCACAGGCGTTCCACTCTTGTCCATAACAAATGCCAGTCACTATCTCTGGAGGTccagagctgggtttttttgtgtgttggggtttttttgtttttaaatgactgataATTGGCActtttgccccccccccgccccgccccgccccattATTACTATCATGGGATACAACTTCATCAGGGTTCGGACAAGAGGCAGCTCTGTGGCATGGCTGGAGCACATCTCACTGCTCTGCAGCTGGGGGTTCCTCCTCCGTCTCCTGCTTCTCTGGCTGAGATTCTGGAGGGATGAGGTACTGTACCTCCTCAGTATTGATTGCCACTTTATCAGGTTGCAGCCATCGCTTTAGATGTTCTAGCGtgctgaggaaaagcaaagaCACAAAGTGAAACAAGAGAGCAACAAAAACTCACAGGAGTGTATGAAAACAGTGCCAGGAAAATCCTCAATACGTATTTCTTGCACCTCTGTAGGTATTCCTGTTGCCAGACATAAGGTCTATCATGAGACTGATCTGTGTGCCAGAGGAGCAAGCAGGATCTTTCATTCTACAAAGACATTCTGCTGCAGTTGGGCTCTTTAAATGGTGGTTAGAAAAGTTTTATGCTCCAACTTTTCTCGATGAAAAGAATCCTTAGCAGGTATATTGATCTTTACGTTCTTGAAATACTAGTCTGTCTCTGTagccaaagactacaattcaattTCCAGCTTTCTGGGCTGGATGTAAAAAAACTCGTGTTTAAACAAACATACAAAACCCACAACTACCTATTTGTGATGAAGATTAGGAAATctaggggggaagggaggggagcaaaaccaaaacaggaaGCACATATAAAAATGTGTGACCATTAATAACAccagaaaattaaagaagaaaaaggcagtatGGGTACATTCTAGAATGCTAACCATACTATGGATTCTATagatgtttataaatatatactaGCATAATTCTTACAGCTGATCTCACAATAACTGGTCCGACCAGAACAGATCTACCCCATCTTTGATTAAATGCTGTCTATAAGCCTAAAAGTTTAACATTATAAttcttaagtgtgtgtgtgtgtatgctcaTTTTCTATAAGTGTGATGCAAGTCATTCAATACTGCCACAACAAAATTAACTTGCTCTTGCTCTTTCACAAGAGCAGAATTTCACTTGGTAATGTCCTTAAATTATCTGTGTGCTCAAAAGTTAAGGCTTGTTTAATTACATTGGTGGGTGAGAATCAAATACTTGGGCATCATTTGGAAGTGACCTCTAACTTCATAGTCAAATTCTAGGGAGGAAAATTCTTTCATGAATAACATTCCCAGCCTTTAAAAACAGAGTAGAAAGAGCACATACATCTACAAacgcttgtttttaaatataaatcacaTTGAAGTTAACTGGTCAAAGAAAGAACCTAAAAACTCCTTATAAACATGGATTATTTTTCATACCTAAACTCCCAAACTAGCTTAAGTAGATTTTCTTCAAGGGACAAAAATAATCTTCTTTGCAGCTAGAAGCAATCATGAAAAATGTCAgctcagaaagcagaaatatggAGAGCATTATAAGTGATTGGGAATGTGAGATCACTGAAGAAAAGGACTCTCATCTTAATTCATACATCATCTGTAAAAGGGTAAAGGGTGAGAGAGCAGAAGCATTATAAGAGAGGCACGGAAGGGAGAGCCACTCAGGAAATCTAATCTCAGGACTGGTACCAACCCTGTTAAGAACTTCAAATCCCACTTGTGTCTGAGGCAGTGCTTAACTGGGCCCTTACAAAGACGCAGGGAATGGCCTGGGGTTCACTTTTAAAGTTAAGCCTTAAAAAAAGCAACCTGAGACAGATTAGACATCTCCTCCTCCACTCCATTCCTGCCCTACCCCAAATCTGACAAGGGAAATTATCAAGTAGGTTCCAGTTGTTTCCACGCTGGATCACCCCAGACTGAGGGACGCAAAAATCGGTGAACAGCACTGAAAGTTCAAACCCTACATGCTCTGTGTGTCCCCCTCTAGTACGATGCAAATGGTCATTATCAAACTGCTTCAGAAAGCCTGTGAGAGCCTTACCAAGTTGCAATGAGATGTTATTTTTGCCATAATGCCCTATCACGAGTCCTGACAAAACcttattttagtttttaagaaataaagtcTGTTTGCCAACACAGTAAGTGGTAATGCCTTCTCATCAAGTTGCTTATTACCTCTCATCAGAGTCATGTCCCTCTACATAAAATTCAGACTCAAACTTCTCCTGCAGGAACCTGTCCCAGCATTCCTTCTTAGCCTGGGAGAGGGTGCGCAGCATATCCTTGGAGGTCACCTCTTGAGACAAGCCTTTAATTCTCATCAGTCTTCTCTCTGCAAAGAGGCAAAGGAGGGGTCTTTATTATGTTtttctgaaagggaagaaaagaagtatCTGGACTTCTATATCAAAAAACTTAAATTAACTTTTCCAGACtaagtcatattttaaaagtcatttttccccctgtatttcAAGTCTGCATGACTTGTATGTATACAAGATGGTATTTTTTAGGTGATGCTTCTGAAGGAAATAAGGTTTATGCAATCAGTCAACTGCCCATTTTTGAGTTTTAAATAACTTTCACACCTACTGTGCAGTTTCCATGAAATCACAAACGGGGGTTCAGATCTCACAGGCATTAAGTTCCCACAATTTTAATGCAAATTGGCATGGAATATAAATCACACTAATTGTAGTGTGAATCCAAATAATGcccaaacagaggaaaaaaaaaaaattgaaggcagCGGTATTATTAGTTGGTTATCTCACAACAGAATGTGATATTGTGAGTTTCTCAGCCATAGGGGATGATGAAAAGCGCCTCCTCACCAGAGACAGGGTAATCCAGCTGCAATACACAAAGCTACAAGAAAGCAAATTTCATTAATTCCTCTGGTCACAAAATCCCATTATAATTAACAGGATCCTCAAACTGGGTCAGGTATTGACTTGTAATCACACTTTTTACTGAAAAGCGTACCATCATTAGTTGAATTGGGCTAGTTCAGAACACTGTGGCCCAGCTGTTGAGCTTTTTGGAGGTTGTCTTGTGTCGCAAAATTGAGCTGTCACTGAAAGTCTCTGGCCCTAGCAATTCAGACGATTTGAATTATCTTATCTGTCCAAACATACTGCCAGGCTGATGCTATGATTTCACAATCGCTAATCCTGGCCAGGTACAAATTAGAACAGGTTTATATATCCGTTGACttagccagaatatacaaaagaactTTGTGCTAGTGTTATGCTTTCATCCTAGCTataagaaaacagacacagatCTAGTCTGAAACCTGCTCGTAAAAATTAATCCACTAGCATTTTCTGAACAAGTTGGAACTGCAGCAATAATTAATACCAGAAGAGCTATTTATGTCTTGTTGCTGTGGACCCTTGATCTGATACGAAGAGCTCTACTTAGTGTACTGAGAAATCATAGTCTAAAACAGCAACTAAGGCAATATGGAAGCTCTAGcagaaataaaagcttaaaaagcCACTTCTGCCACCCATTCCTCCTGGCCTGTTTCTGCATGCAGCCTCTTACGCAAGCCGAGACAACTACGTGTGTGGCTGCACTGCAAACCAGGTTACAAACTGACC includes:
- the CCDC32 gene encoding coiled-coil domain-containing protein 32, coding for MRMIESVDSVVTRSSEDLWAEICSCLPHPDQKDASNAFTDSFMDSYANGGSQGSGSDGSSQTNPKPWAPLNDSEVYLASLERRLMRIKGLSQEVTSKDMLRTLSQAKKECWDRFLQEKFESEFYVEGHDSDESTLEHLKRWLQPDKVAINTEEVQYLIPPESQPEKQETEEEPPAAEQ